From Nocardioides sp. HDW12B, the proteins below share one genomic window:
- a CDS encoding Rieske 2Fe-2S domain-containing protein — MNDPRPTELVPLDEPAGRDRWLLTHHSNQYIVWRHDDQLLVTAAMCPHKALPLLEGVIRRGAIVCPEHWYAFELGTGRCRASLAAAQQYELTHYPVEYVDGVAHARLPVGQPMTLVERLRAHARGAL, encoded by the coding sequence GTGAATGACCCCCGCCCCACCGAGCTCGTCCCCCTGGACGAGCCAGCTGGCCGCGACCGCTGGCTCCTGACGCACCACAGCAACCAGTACATCGTCTGGCGCCACGACGACCAGCTCCTCGTTACCGCCGCGATGTGCCCCCACAAGGCCCTCCCCCTTCTCGAGGGCGTCATCCGCCGCGGCGCGATCGTCTGCCCCGAGCACTGGTACGCCTTCGAGCTCGGCACCGGCCGTTGCCGCGCCAGCCTCGCCGCCGCTCAGCAGTACGAGCTGACCCACTACCCCGTCGAGTACGTCGACGGGGTCGCCCACGCGCGACTCCCGGTGGGTCAGCCGATGACCCTGGTGGAGCGCCTCCGCGCCCACGCCCGCGGCGCGCTTTGA
- a CDS encoding fumarylacetoacetate hydrolase family protein, with translation MSTASDLLTSARLERQAIPQLSDTISLDLPAAYAVQREQRAGRGDVIGWKLGVTSRAKQKQVGVDSPIRGFLATDHALELGEPLVAAEHINPRCEPEIVFVMGRDLSGAHCTATEVLAATAGVAVGIEVLDSRYTDYRFTMPDVVADNASARRYVVGPTVPLDGINLALVGVVLEQNGDVVATASGAASLGHPAAAVAWLVRSLAEEGEGLRAGDVILSGGLTAATPVKAGDVVAVSIDRIGTVELPVR, from the coding sequence ATGTCGACAGCCAGCGACCTGCTGACCTCGGCCCGGCTCGAGCGCCAGGCGATCCCCCAGCTCTCGGACACGATCTCCCTCGACCTGCCGGCGGCGTACGCCGTACAGCGCGAGCAGCGCGCGGGGCGTGGCGACGTCATCGGCTGGAAGCTCGGCGTGACGTCGCGGGCGAAGCAGAAGCAGGTCGGGGTCGACTCCCCCATCCGCGGCTTCCTGGCGACCGACCACGCCCTCGAGCTCGGCGAGCCGCTGGTGGCGGCCGAGCACATCAACCCGCGCTGCGAGCCGGAGATCGTCTTCGTGATGGGCCGCGACCTGTCGGGCGCGCACTGCACGGCGACCGAGGTGCTGGCCGCGACGGCCGGTGTGGCCGTGGGGATCGAGGTGCTGGACTCGCGCTACACCGACTACCGCTTCACGATGCCGGACGTGGTGGCCGACAACGCCTCGGCGAGGCGGTACGTCGTGGGGCCGACCGTGCCGCTGGACGGGATCAACCTGGCGCTCGTCGGGGTCGTCCTCGAGCAGAACGGCGACGTGGTCGCGACGGCGTCCGGGGCGGCGTCGCTGGGCCACCCGGCCGCAGCGGTCGCCTGGCTCGTGCGGTCGTTGGCCGAGGAGGGCGAGGGCCTGCGGGCCGGCGACGTCATCCTGTCCGGCGGCCTGACCGCGGCGACCCCGGTGAAGGCCGGCGACGTCGTCGCCGTGTCCATCGACCGCATCGGCACCGTCGAGCTCCCCGTCCGTTGA
- a CDS encoding fumarylacetoacetate hydrolase family protein, whose protein sequence is MPITDVPGKARALYDARRTRTQIPPFTDEDPTLGMADGYAVQKDLVELILGDGDTIIGYKVGLTSKPMQKMIGVDSPDYGPVLGSTLYADRGEVSMSDFIQPKMEAEIVAVMGAELRGPGVSVLDAARAVAGVCAAVEIVDSRFEDWRIKLADTVADLASNGAAAVSSRVVPLSEVDTRLIGMTLTRNGELVDTGAGAAALGDPLAVVAWLANTLGENGIALEPGHLVMTGALHAAVPMNAGDVFRADFDRLGPVTLRVVD, encoded by the coding sequence ATGCCCATCACCGACGTGCCGGGGAAGGCGCGTGCGTTGTACGACGCGCGGCGGACCCGAACCCAGATCCCGCCGTTCACCGACGAGGACCCCACGCTCGGGATGGCCGACGGCTACGCCGTGCAGAAGGACCTGGTCGAGCTGATACTCGGCGACGGGGACACGATCATCGGTTACAAGGTCGGGCTGACGTCGAAGCCGATGCAGAAGATGATCGGCGTCGACTCCCCCGACTACGGCCCGGTGCTCGGCTCGACGCTGTACGCCGACCGCGGCGAGGTGTCGATGAGCGACTTCATCCAGCCCAAGATGGAGGCCGAGATCGTCGCCGTCATGGGCGCGGAGCTGCGCGGTCCGGGCGTGAGCGTGCTCGACGCGGCGCGGGCGGTGGCCGGGGTGTGCGCGGCGGTGGAGATCGTCGACTCGCGCTTCGAGGACTGGCGGATCAAGCTCGCCGACACCGTCGCCGACCTGGCCTCCAACGGCGCGGCCGCGGTCAGCAGCCGGGTGGTGCCGCTGTCGGAGGTCGACACCCGGCTGATCGGGATGACGCTGACGCGCAACGGCGAGCTGGTGGACACCGGCGCCGGGGCGGCCGCTCTCGGCGACCCGCTGGCGGTGGTGGCGTGGCTGGCGAACACGCTGGGGGAGAACGGGATCGCGCTGGAGCCCGGGCACCTGGTGATGACCGGGGCGCTGCACGCGGCCGTGCCCATGAACGCCGGAGACGTCTTCCGGGCCGACTTCGACCGGCTGGGTCCGGTCACGTTGAGAGTGGTGGACTGA
- a CDS encoding DUF305 domain-containing protein — MRTLTQVMTAATAVAALTLAGCGSATEDGSGTGDAENTASEVSSEHNTADVDFAAGMIPHHAQALEMVDMADGRPLDPEVEELASAIAEAQQPEIETLTGWLETWGEDVPDVDSMTAKDMESMEGMDGMEGMMSAMSMRQLENAPDQAFQDVWLALMLAHHKGAVAMAETEIAEGENPEAVALAEDIKDSQSAEIETMKSLIGGGA, encoded by the coding sequence ATGCGCACACTCACCCAGGTCATGACGGCCGCGACCGCCGTCGCCGCCCTCACCCTCGCGGGATGCGGCAGCGCGACGGAGGACGGGAGCGGCACCGGGGACGCCGAGAACACCGCTTCCGAGGTGTCCTCGGAGCACAACACCGCCGACGTCGACTTCGCCGCCGGCATGATCCCGCACCACGCCCAGGCCCTTGAGATGGTCGACATGGCCGACGGCCGTCCGCTCGACCCGGAGGTCGAGGAGCTGGCGTCCGCCATCGCCGAGGCGCAGCAGCCCGAGATCGAGACCCTCACCGGCTGGCTGGAGACCTGGGGCGAGGACGTCCCCGACGTCGACTCCATGACCGCCAAGGACATGGAGAGCATGGAGGGGATGGACGGCATGGAGGGGATGATGTCCGCGATGTCGATGCGCCAGCTCGAGAACGCCCCCGACCAGGCCTTCCAGGACGTCTGGCTCGCGCTGATGCTCGCCCACCACAAGGGCGCCGTCGCGATGGCCGAGACCGAGATCGCGGAGGGTGAGAACCCCGAGGCGGTCGCCCTGGCCGAGGACATCAAGGACAGCCAGAGCGCCGAGATCGAGACCATGAAGTCGCTCATCGGCGGGGGCGCCTGA
- a CDS encoding YciI family protein, with translation MSEYLLSVIHGEDNAVPEGTDIEAVFGAVDAFNTELQAQGAWVFAGGLQPIGAATTVDAVGAETVVTDGPYAETKEYLGGFWVIQAADLDEAHAWATKASKACVHAVEVRPFQGE, from the coding sequence ATGAGCGAGTACCTGCTGTCCGTCATCCACGGTGAGGACAACGCGGTCCCCGAGGGCACCGACATCGAGGCCGTCTTCGGTGCCGTCGACGCCTTCAACACCGAGCTCCAGGCCCAGGGCGCCTGGGTCTTCGCCGGCGGGCTCCAGCCGATCGGCGCCGCCACCACGGTCGACGCCGTCGGCGCCGAGACGGTCGTGACCGACGGGCCCTACGCCGAGACCAAGGAGTACCTCGGCGGCTTCTGGGTGATCCAGGCCGCCGACCTCGACGAGGCGCACGCCTGGGCGACGAAGGCCTCCAAGGCCTGCGTCCACGCCGTCGAGGTGCGGCCCTTCCAGGGCGAGTGA
- a CDS encoding sigma-70 family RNA polymerase sigma factor codes for MSSSGSDSEVDPGNGPEVDPVLDAAIAEAVRAEHARVVGSLVRRFGDVGLAEDAAGEAVVTAVETWRRDGVPPNPGGWLTTTAVRRALDRLRREQSRPQREREADRMDEASRSDALPLGVVDDDRLRLLFMCCHPALAPDVRVALTLRLVAGLTMPEIGRALLTPERTVAQRITRAKRKIAATNLPFTIPAAADLPARVAGVRTVVYLVFNEGHLGSTDPVRDDLAAEAVRLGRMLVALVPDDPESQGLLALMLLTQARRPARVVEGSIVLLADQDRSRWDRELVEEGHAIVRRLLARNQPGPLQIQAAINAVHTSAATAAATDWRQVVALYDQLLAIAPSPVVATNRAVALAELAGPETGLLELDLQPLADYHPWRLARGHLLALLGRSEEAETELRAALALTSNPAEQSEILRRLAAL; via the coding sequence GTGAGCTCCTCGGGCAGCGACTCGGAGGTCGACCCGGGGAACGGCCCGGAGGTCGACCCGGTGCTCGACGCCGCGATCGCCGAGGCGGTTCGCGCCGAGCACGCCCGGGTCGTCGGCTCGCTGGTCCGTCGCTTCGGTGACGTCGGGCTCGCCGAGGACGCCGCCGGCGAGGCGGTCGTGACGGCCGTGGAGACGTGGCGGCGCGACGGCGTACCCCCGAACCCGGGCGGGTGGCTGACCACCACCGCCGTACGGCGTGCGCTGGACCGGCTCCGGCGCGAGCAGTCGCGACCCCAGCGCGAGAGGGAGGCGGACCGGATGGACGAGGCCTCCCGCTCCGACGCCCTGCCGCTGGGGGTCGTCGACGACGACCGGCTCCGGCTGCTGTTCATGTGCTGCCACCCGGCGCTGGCGCCCGACGTACGGGTCGCGCTGACGCTGCGGCTGGTGGCCGGGCTGACGATGCCTGAGATCGGGCGTGCGCTGCTGACCCCGGAGCGCACGGTGGCCCAACGCATCACCCGGGCCAAGCGCAAGATCGCCGCGACGAACCTGCCCTTCACGATCCCGGCGGCTGCGGACCTGCCGGCGCGGGTGGCGGGGGTGCGGACCGTCGTCTACCTCGTCTTCAACGAGGGCCACCTGGGCTCGACCGACCCGGTGCGCGACGACCTGGCCGCCGAGGCGGTCCGGCTGGGGCGGATGCTGGTCGCCCTCGTCCCGGACGACCCGGAGTCGCAGGGGCTGCTGGCGCTGATGCTGCTCACCCAGGCGCGGCGGCCGGCGCGGGTCGTCGAGGGGTCGATCGTGCTGCTGGCCGACCAGGACCGCTCGCGCTGGGACCGGGAGCTCGTCGAAGAGGGGCACGCGATCGTGCGGCGCCTGCTGGCGCGCAACCAGCCCGGACCGCTGCAGATCCAGGCCGCGATCAACGCCGTCCACACCTCGGCCGCGACGGCCGCCGCGACCGACTGGCGCCAGGTCGTCGCGCTCTACGACCAGCTGCTGGCGATCGCGCCGTCACCGGTGGTGGCGACCAACCGGGCCGTCGCGCTGGCCGAGCTCGCCGGCCCCGAGACCGGGCTGCTCGAGCTCGACCTCCAGCCGTTGGCCGACTACCACCCCTGGCGGCTGGCCCGTGGTCACCTGCTGGCCCTCCTCGGGCGCAGCGAGGAGGCCGAGACCGAGCTGCGGGCGGCGTTGGCGCTGACCTCCAACCCGGCCGAGCAGTCCGAGATCCTGCGGCGGCTCGCTGCGCTCTGA
- a CDS encoding Fpg/Nei family DNA glycosylase gives MPEGHTIHALARRLDAAYADGVVAATSPQGRFTEGAALVDGSVWLGAEAFGKHLLVGLDLPRELAGTRLHVHLGLFGRFSVRQHRRKARPAPDDLPVRGQVRLRLVNDTHVGDLRGPTACTLVDADEVAALLARLGPDPLREDADPEAGWRTISRSRRSIGALLMDQSVVAGVGNVYRAEVLHRARLDPFTPGRDLPREVYDELWSDLVRLMAVGVEVGSIVTREDDLERTLYWEGRGRFRASYEVYRRAGQACRRCGERIRSAEMVARTLTWCPGCQVAPS, from the coding sequence GTGCCAGAGGGCCACACCATCCACGCGCTGGCCCGCCGGCTCGACGCGGCGTACGCCGACGGGGTGGTCGCGGCGACCTCGCCCCAGGGCCGCTTCACCGAGGGGGCCGCGCTCGTCGACGGGTCGGTGTGGCTCGGCGCCGAGGCGTTCGGCAAGCACCTGCTGGTCGGTCTCGACCTGCCGCGCGAGCTGGCCGGCACCCGGCTGCACGTGCACCTGGGGCTGTTCGGCCGGTTCTCGGTGCGGCAGCACCGCCGCAAGGCGCGACCGGCCCCCGACGACCTGCCGGTCCGCGGCCAGGTCCGGCTGCGGCTCGTCAACGACACCCACGTCGGCGACCTGCGCGGCCCGACCGCCTGCACGCTCGTCGACGCCGACGAGGTCGCCGCCCTGCTGGCCCGCCTCGGTCCGGACCCGCTGCGCGAGGACGCCGACCCCGAGGCGGGCTGGCGCACGATCAGCCGCTCGCGCCGCTCCATCGGCGCGCTGCTCATGGACCAGTCGGTCGTCGCCGGCGTCGGCAACGTCTACCGCGCCGAGGTGCTGCACCGGGCACGCCTCGACCCCTTCACGCCCGGTCGCGACCTCCCCCGTGAGGTGTACGACGAGCTGTGGTCCGACCTGGTGCGGCTCATGGCGGTCGGTGTCGAGGTCGGCAGCATCGTGACGCGCGAGGACGACCTGGAGCGCACGCTGTACTGGGAGGGCCGCGGCCGGTTCCGGGCCAGCTACGAGGTGTACCGCCGAGCGGGGCAGGCGTGCCGGCGCTGCGGCGAGCGGATCAGGTCGGCCGAGATGGTGGCGCGCACGCTCACGTGGTGCCCCGGCTGCCAGGTCGCCCCCTCCTGA
- a CDS encoding FAD-dependent oxidoreductase — translation MSNDPAIVIVSDVHGEHLLDEFGRYTRDYQLYVEPSADRAEQRLADLRADGTPVALLVSDTELPDADVMRAMYRLRAVVPTARRLVVAHHTRFLLDAERLRPGLATGKYDAYLLMPRGRRDEEFHHAVSELLSDWGSTVAKPEVESVSIVSPVLDQVTMGVRDFLDRMGMPYRVHAPDSDAGARIHDDLVAQGHPADAPFPWVASLKGDTFPARSARDVAVAMNGRPDELVVDQVVDLCVVGAGPAGLAAAVYGASEGLSTVVLEAEAVGGQAGTSSMIRNYLGFPRGISGMRLSQRARNQALRFGSRFFTGWDVTRLEPGRDGEPHLLVTEGGTVRARAVVVASGVRYRRLGVESIEAMTGLGVTYGSAMTTARELEGQHAVVVGGGNSAGQAAVHLAKFAASVTIVIRRPELAETMSAYLVNEIRYLDRITVRPCTEVVDGGGADRLEWLDLRDTTTGTTERVEARGLFLLLGAAPHCDWLPSDLALDERGFVLTGRDVPKEHWTDGLPPENLATTVPGVFAAGDIRSGSMKRVASASGEGASVVPLVHQWLTSADVVAAPST, via the coding sequence ATGAGCAACGACCCCGCGATCGTGATCGTCTCGGACGTGCACGGCGAGCACCTGCTCGACGAGTTCGGGCGCTACACCCGCGACTACCAGCTGTACGTCGAGCCGTCGGCCGACCGTGCCGAGCAGCGGCTGGCCGACCTGCGCGCCGACGGCACCCCCGTCGCGCTGCTCGTCTCCGACACCGAGCTGCCCGACGCCGACGTGATGAGGGCGATGTACCGCCTGCGCGCCGTCGTGCCCACCGCCCGGCGTCTGGTCGTCGCCCACCACACCCGGTTCCTCCTCGACGCCGAGCGGCTGCGTCCCGGCCTGGCCACCGGCAAGTACGACGCCTACCTGCTGATGCCGCGTGGCCGGCGCGACGAGGAGTTCCACCACGCCGTGAGCGAGCTGCTCAGCGACTGGGGCTCGACAGTGGCCAAGCCCGAGGTCGAGAGCGTCAGCATCGTGTCGCCGGTCCTGGACCAGGTCACGATGGGCGTGCGCGACTTCCTCGACCGGATGGGCATGCCCTACCGCGTGCACGCCCCGGACTCCGACGCCGGCGCCCGGATCCACGACGACCTCGTCGCCCAGGGCCACCCGGCCGACGCACCGTTCCCGTGGGTGGCCTCGCTCAAGGGCGACACCTTCCCCGCGCGAAGCGCCCGCGACGTGGCGGTGGCGATGAACGGACGCCCCGACGAGCTCGTCGTCGACCAGGTCGTCGACCTCTGCGTCGTCGGTGCCGGTCCGGCCGGCCTCGCCGCCGCGGTGTACGGCGCCTCCGAGGGCCTGTCGACCGTGGTGCTCGAGGCCGAGGCCGTCGGGGGACAGGCGGGCACCAGCTCGATGATCCGCAACTACCTCGGTTTCCCCCGCGGCATCTCCGGCATGCGGCTGTCCCAGCGCGCCCGCAACCAGGCGCTGCGCTTCGGCAGCCGGTTCTTCACCGGCTGGGACGTCACCCGCCTCGAGCCGGGTCGCGACGGCGAGCCCCACCTGCTCGTCACCGAGGGCGGCACGGTCCGCGCCCGCGCCGTGGTCGTGGCCAGCGGCGTGCGCTACCGCCGCCTCGGCGTGGAGAGCATCGAGGCGATGACCGGTCTCGGCGTCACCTACGGCAGCGCGATGACGACCGCCCGCGAGCTCGAGGGACAGCACGCGGTCGTCGTCGGGGGCGGCAACTCCGCCGGCCAGGCCGCCGTCCACCTGGCCAAGTTCGCCGCGTCGGTCACCATCGTGATCCGGCGCCCCGAGCTGGCCGAGACGATGTCGGCCTACCTCGTCAACGAGATCCGCTACCTCGACCGCATCACCGTCCGACCCTGCACCGAGGTCGTCGACGGCGGCGGCGCCGACCGGCTGGAGTGGCTGGACCTGCGCGACACCACCACCGGCACCACCGAGCGGGTGGAGGCGCGCGGGCTGTTCCTGCTGCTCGGTGCGGCGCCGCACTGCGACTGGCTGCCCTCGGACCTCGCGCTCGACGAGCGCGGCTTCGTGCTGACCGGGCGCGACGTGCCCAAGGAGCACTGGACCGACGGCCTGCCGCCGGAGAACCTCGCCACCACGGTGCCCGGCGTCTTCGCGGCCGGCGACATCCGGTCGGGGTCGATGAAGCGGGTTGCCTCGGCCAGCGGCGAGGGCGCCTCCGTGGTGCCGCTCGTCCACCAGTGGCTGACGTCCGCCGACGTCGTGGCGGCGCCGAGCACGTGA
- a CDS encoding AraC family transcriptional regulator, producing the protein MSAPVRRAPGDVLVHLRRARDHIDTHYAQPLDLAAVAAVAGMSKYHFQRLFLATYGVSPSEHLTRRRLERAQDLLRATGLSVTEVCHAVGFTSLGTFSRRFREVVGVSPTEFQGRWGAGAPRIPGCFVFMWGLAEKAPAEPEG; encoded by the coding sequence GTGAGTGCACCCGTGCGCCGCGCGCCCGGCGACGTGCTGGTCCACCTGCGGCGGGCGCGCGACCACATCGACACCCACTACGCGCAGCCGCTCGACCTGGCGGCGGTGGCCGCGGTGGCGGGGATGAGCAAGTACCACTTCCAGCGCCTCTTCCTCGCGACGTACGGCGTCTCGCCGTCCGAGCACCTCACGCGTCGACGGCTGGAACGGGCCCAGGACCTGTTGCGCGCAACCGGTCTGTCGGTGACCGAGGTCTGCCACGCCGTCGGCTTCACGAGCCTCGGGACGTTCTCGCGGCGGTTCCGCGAGGTCGTCGGGGTCAGCCCGACCGAGTTCCAGGGCCGGTGGGGAGCCGGCGCGCCGCGGATCCCCGGATGCTTCGTCTTCATGTGGGGCCTGGCCGAGAAGGCCCCCGCCGAGCCCGAGGGGTGA
- a CDS encoding VOC family protein, whose protein sequence is MITNISLTTVFVKDIEESKRFYVDVLGFAEGDDVDLGDYRWCTVQHPSQPELHVHLAVPGPPFSPEMVSAMERSLDEGGMNSVGVHVDDCRATVADLKAKGVQFIQEPEERPYGVEALMRDNSGNWMVLVEPREFDPRQMEADAAAASAGS, encoded by the coding sequence ATGATCACCAACATCAGCCTGACCACCGTGTTCGTGAAGGACATCGAGGAGTCCAAGCGCTTCTACGTCGACGTCCTGGGGTTCGCCGAGGGCGACGACGTGGACCTCGGCGACTACCGCTGGTGCACCGTCCAGCACCCCAGCCAGCCCGAGCTGCACGTCCACCTCGCCGTCCCCGGCCCGCCGTTCTCGCCCGAGATGGTGTCCGCCATGGAGCGCTCGCTCGACGAGGGCGGCATGAACAGCGTCGGTGTCCACGTCGACGACTGCCGTGCGACCGTCGCAGATCTCAAGGCCAAGGGCGTGCAGTTCATCCAGGAGCCGGAGGAGCGGCCCTACGGCGTCGAGGCGCTCATGCGCGACAACTCCGGCAACTGGATGGTGCTCGTCGAGCCGCGGGAGTTCGACCCGCGCCAGATGGAGGCCGACGCGGCCGCGGCGAGCGCCGGCTCCTGA
- a CDS encoding alkene reductase: protein MSQAFESVTIGDWNLPQRFVMAPLTRNRAGEGMVPTDLAVEYYGQRADAGLIISEGTQPSATGQGYLNTPGIHSDEQVAGWAKVADAVHERDGRIVVQLMHVGRIAHPDNKDGLETVAPSAIAAPGEMITAGGAFPHVTPRALETDEVPGIVEEFVHAARQARKAGIDGVEIHAANGYLLHQFLAPSSNERTDSYGGSPEARAKLVVDVTRAVAEAIGAERVGIRISPSHNIQGVLEEDAAETRATYETLVGGINDLGLAYLSILAPPSSDLVADLKGLFGGPVIINSGFADVTDLGDVEKILAEGLADAVAVGRPFLANPDLPKRWQTGAELNEPDPDTFYGGGAEGYTDYPRLAS, encoded by the coding sequence GTGTCCCAGGCATTCGAGTCCGTGACCATCGGCGACTGGAACCTCCCGCAGCGCTTCGTGATGGCCCCCCTCACCCGCAACCGCGCCGGTGAGGGCATGGTGCCCACCGACCTCGCGGTCGAGTACTACGGCCAGCGTGCCGACGCCGGCCTGATCATCAGCGAGGGCACCCAGCCCAGCGCGACGGGCCAGGGCTACCTCAACACCCCGGGCATCCACTCCGACGAGCAGGTCGCCGGCTGGGCGAAGGTCGCCGACGCCGTCCACGAGCGCGACGGCCGCATCGTCGTCCAGCTGATGCACGTGGGCCGCATCGCCCACCCGGACAACAAGGACGGCCTCGAGACGGTCGCGCCGAGCGCCATCGCCGCGCCCGGCGAGATGATCACCGCCGGGGGCGCTTTCCCGCACGTCACCCCGCGTGCGCTGGAGACCGACGAGGTCCCCGGCATCGTCGAGGAGTTCGTCCACGCCGCGCGCCAGGCCCGCAAGGCCGGCATCGACGGCGTCGAGATCCACGCCGCCAACGGCTACCTGCTGCACCAGTTCCTCGCCCCGTCGAGCAACGAGCGCACCGACTCCTACGGCGGCTCGCCCGAGGCGCGCGCCAAGCTCGTCGTCGACGTGACCCGCGCCGTGGCCGAGGCCATCGGCGCCGAGCGCGTCGGCATCCGGATCTCCCCGTCGCACAACATCCAGGGCGTCCTCGAGGAGGACGCCGCGGAGACCCGCGCGACCTACGAGACCCTGGTCGGCGGCATCAACGACCTGGGCCTGGCCTACCTGAGCATCCTGGCCCCGCCGTCCTCCGACCTCGTCGCGGACCTCAAGGGCCTTTTCGGTGGACCGGTCATCATCAACTCCGGCTTCGCCGACGTCACCGACCTCGGCGACGTCGAGAAGATCCTCGCCGAGGGCTTGGCCGACGCGGTGGCCGTGGGCCGTCCGTTCCTGGCCAACCCCGACCTGCCGAAGCGCTGGCAGACCGGCGCCGAGCTCAACGAGCCCGACCCCGACACGTTCTACGGCGGCGGCGCGGAGGGCTACACCGACTACCCGCGCCTCGCGAGCTGA
- a CDS encoding glutathione peroxidase: protein MPTLTDFTAPLPDGTEQPLDAYEGKVVLVVNTASQCGFTPQLEGLEELSKQYGGDGLVVLGFPCDQFGGQAPGTGEEQGAFCQKNYGVTFPVFDKVDVNGDTAHPLFAWLRSEKGGLMGEKIKWNFTKFLVGRDGRVVKRFGSVTKPEKLAKDIEKQLGTKAAA, encoded by the coding sequence ATGCCCACGCTCACCGACTTCACCGCCCCGCTGCCCGACGGGACCGAGCAGCCGCTCGACGCCTACGAGGGCAAGGTCGTGCTCGTGGTGAACACCGCCTCGCAGTGCGGGTTCACCCCGCAGCTGGAGGGCCTCGAGGAGCTGTCGAAGCAGTACGGCGGCGACGGTCTCGTGGTGCTCGGCTTCCCGTGCGACCAGTTCGGCGGCCAGGCGCCCGGCACCGGCGAGGAGCAGGGCGCGTTCTGCCAGAAGAACTACGGCGTCACGTTCCCGGTCTTCGACAAGGTCGACGTCAACGGTGACACCGCCCACCCGCTCTTCGCGTGGCTGCGCAGCGAGAAGGGCGGCCTCATGGGCGAGAAGATCAAGTGGAACTTCACGAAGTTCCTCGTCGGGCGCGACGGCCGGGTCGTCAAGCGCTTCGGCTCGGTGACCAAGCCCGAGAAGCTGGCCAAGGACATCGAGAAGCAGCTCGGCACCAAGGCCGCCGCCTGA
- a CDS encoding CPBP family intramembrane glutamic endopeptidase encodes MTSPTDGGTPMTTSSSEPGSREGEPARPEGGIAQRLWTQLSAGLLDRVPREQRDTDAAFHRRRVVAWTTLAVGAVCLALTLRMDRASPYFTLATLGVACIWFVGSFASGKLHAGRISVSGQMRRPVWPPLILGAVLATVFVVGAFITRQIPPLAEQANNVLGFAEENSLLLLAVATLINGIAEEFFFRGALYASVKEPRQVLVTTVAYVVATLLTGNVMLAFAAAVIGVVTGLQRRSTGGLVAPIITHLTWSMTMLFVLPLIF; translated from the coding sequence ATGACCTCTCCGACCGACGGTGGCACACCGATGACGACCAGCTCCTCCGAGCCGGGCTCCCGCGAGGGCGAGCCGGCCAGGCCCGAGGGCGGGATCGCGCAACGCCTGTGGACGCAGCTCAGCGCCGGGCTGCTCGACCGGGTGCCCCGCGAGCAGCGCGACACCGACGCGGCGTTCCACCGCCGCCGGGTGGTCGCGTGGACGACGCTGGCCGTCGGGGCCGTCTGCCTGGCCCTGACGCTGCGCATGGACCGGGCGTCGCCGTACTTCACCCTCGCGACGCTCGGGGTGGCGTGCATCTGGTTCGTCGGCTCGTTCGCCTCCGGCAAGCTGCACGCCGGGCGGATCAGCGTCTCGGGGCAGATGCGTCGCCCGGTCTGGCCGCCGCTCATCCTCGGGGCGGTGCTCGCGACCGTCTTCGTGGTCGGGGCGTTCATCACCCGCCAGATCCCGCCGCTGGCCGAGCAGGCCAACAACGTGCTCGGCTTCGCGGAGGAGAACTCGCTGCTGCTGCTGGCGGTTGCGACGCTGATCAACGGCATCGCCGAGGAGTTCTTCTTCCGCGGTGCGCTCTACGCGTCGGTGAAGGAGCCGCGGCAGGTGCTCGTCACGACGGTCGCCTACGTGGTGGCGACGCTCCTGACCGGCAACGTGATGCTCGCCTTCGCCGCCGCCGTCATCGGCGTGGTGACCGGCCTGCAGCGGCGTTCCACCGGGGGCCTGGTCGCCCCGATCATCACCCACCTGACGTGGTCGATGACGATGCTCTTCGTGCTCCCCCTGATCTTCTGA